From Methylocystis sp. ATCC 49242, one genomic window encodes:
- the gltB gene encoding glutamate synthase large subunit has product MTKVAKTKAAEQVAAAQEIAIGRDPALPLAQGMYDPSQEHDSCGVGFVANMRNEKSHAIVEMGLRILLNLDHRGAVGADPKLGDGCGILVQIPHDFFKAECAKLGFDLPVAGDYAIGQFFLPRDPDTRARAREIIDASIKDEGLTVLGWRDLPIDSSDLGEAVKAVEPHHAQIFVGHGPDIKDGDEFERRIYLARKAASNEIYKLGNGGREFYAVSVSTRTIVYKGMVLVSQLGEYFLDLKNERFVSALALVHQRFATNTFPSWRLAHPYRFVAHNGEINTLRGNLNWMAARQASVASPLFGDGISKLWPISYEGQSDTACFDNALEFLVRGGYSLAHAVMMLIPEAWAGNPLMDEDRKAFYEYHAALMEPWDGPAAMAFTDGRQIGATLDRNGLRPARYLVTDDGLVVMASEMGVLPIPEEKIVTKWRLQPGKMLLVDLEQGRIVSDDEIKKELSNSHPYKEWLARTQIQLEDLKPVEPRPARADVSLLDRQQAFGYTQEDLDLLVFPMAVTGQEAVGSMGTDTPVSPLSDKEKLLYTYFKQNFAQVTNPPIDPIREELVMSLVSFIGPRPNILDHEGSAKKKRLEVRQPILTSEDLEKIRWIGMVEDSFDTKTIDITYDAAKGAEGLRGAIQRLCDRAEEAVTGRYNIIILSDRMVGPDRIPIPALLATAAVHHHLIRKGLRTSVGLVVETGEAREVHHFACLAGYGAEAINPYLAFETLAASADDFPKDVDAATAIKRYIKAVDKGLLKVMSKMGISTYQSYCGAQIFDAVGLAQAFVDEYFTGTTTRVEGVGLDEIARETVRRHRLAFGDAPVYRDALDVGGDYAFRIRGEAHSWTPQTISLLQHAVRGNARDQYRAFARELNEQDERLLNLRGLFRIKSAEEDGRKPVPLDEVEPASEIVKRFSTGAMSFGSISREAHTTLAIAMNRIGGKSNTGEGGEEPDRFKPLANGDSMRSAIKQVASGRFGVTTEYLVNADMIQIKMAQGAKPGEGGQLPGDKVDAVIAKVRHSTPGVGLISPPPHHDIYSIEDLAQLIFDLKNVNPKANVSVKLVSEVGVGTVAAGVSKGRADHVTISGYDGGTGASPLTSIKHAGSPWEIGLAETHQTLVLNNLRSRIAVQVDGGLRTGRDVIVGALLGADEFGFSTAPLIAAGCIMMRKCHLNTCPVGVATQDPVLRKRFVGQPEHVINYFFFVAEEVRELMAQMGYRKFEDLVGQMQMLDKQKAFAHWKAQGLDFSKLFHKPAGEGPEVRHSATQDHGLDKVLDNKLIEQARPALDRGAKVSIETPIRNVNRTTGAMLSGEVARIYGHAGLPEDTIDIRATGTAGQSFGAFLARGVTLRLEGEANDYVGKGLSGGKVIVYPSRQAQKIEPSNSIIVGNTVLYGAIAGECYFRGVAGERFAVRNSGAIAVVEGVGDHGCEYMTGGVVVVLGQTGRNFAAGMSGGVAYVLDEDDTFSTRCNLAMVDLEPVRDEETAMTDAYHQSGDLETHGRVDIMGDMTRFDAERLRQLIANHLRHTGSTRARQILDDWAVYKGKFRKVMPVEYRRALNEMAAKKQKPERLAAAGE; this is encoded by the coding sequence ATGACGAAGGTCGCGAAGACGAAGGCCGCAGAGCAAGTCGCCGCCGCGCAGGAAATCGCGATCGGGCGCGATCCTGCGCTGCCGCTGGCGCAGGGCATGTACGACCCCTCGCAGGAGCATGATTCCTGCGGCGTTGGCTTCGTCGCCAATATGCGCAACGAGAAATCGCACGCCATCGTCGAGATGGGTCTTCGCATCCTGCTCAACCTCGATCATCGCGGCGCCGTCGGCGCGGACCCGAAGCTCGGCGACGGCTGCGGCATCCTCGTCCAGATTCCGCACGACTTCTTCAAGGCGGAATGCGCGAAGCTCGGCTTCGATCTGCCGGTGGCCGGCGACTACGCCATCGGCCAGTTCTTCCTCCCGCGCGACCCGGACACTCGCGCCAGGGCGCGCGAAATCATCGACGCCTCGATCAAGGATGAGGGGCTGACGGTTCTCGGCTGGCGCGATCTGCCGATCGATTCGAGCGACCTCGGCGAGGCGGTGAAGGCCGTCGAGCCGCATCACGCGCAGATTTTCGTCGGCCACGGCCCGGACATCAAGGACGGCGACGAATTCGAGCGCCGCATCTATCTGGCGCGCAAGGCCGCCTCTAACGAAATCTACAAGCTCGGCAACGGCGGCCGCGAGTTCTATGCGGTTTCGGTGTCGACGCGCACCATCGTCTACAAGGGCATGGTGCTCGTCTCGCAGCTCGGGGAATATTTCCTCGACCTCAAGAACGAGCGCTTCGTGTCGGCGCTGGCGCTGGTGCATCAGCGCTTCGCAACCAACACTTTCCCGTCCTGGCGCCTCGCTCACCCTTATCGCTTCGTCGCGCACAACGGCGAGATCAACACGCTGCGCGGCAATCTCAACTGGATGGCCGCGCGTCAGGCGTCGGTGGCGTCGCCGCTCTTCGGGGACGGCATCAGCAAGCTCTGGCCGATCTCCTATGAAGGCCAGTCGGACACGGCGTGCTTCGACAATGCGCTCGAATTCCTCGTGCGCGGCGGCTATTCGCTCGCTCACGCGGTGATGATGCTGATCCCGGAAGCCTGGGCCGGCAATCCCCTCATGGATGAAGACCGCAAGGCCTTCTATGAATATCACGCGGCCCTGATGGAGCCGTGGGATGGTCCCGCCGCCATGGCCTTCACCGACGGCCGCCAGATCGGCGCGACGCTCGACCGCAACGGCCTGCGCCCCGCGCGCTATCTCGTCACCGACGACGGGCTGGTGGTGATGGCGTCGGAAATGGGCGTGCTGCCGATCCCGGAAGAGAAGATCGTCACCAAATGGCGCCTGCAGCCGGGCAAGATGCTGCTCGTCGATCTGGAGCAGGGCCGCATCGTCTCCGACGACGAGATCAAGAAGGAGCTGTCGAACTCCCATCCCTACAAGGAATGGCTGGCTCGCACCCAGATTCAGCTCGAGGACCTCAAGCCCGTCGAGCCGCGTCCCGCGCGCGCCGATGTCTCGCTGCTCGATCGTCAGCAGGCCTTCGGCTACACGCAGGAAGACCTCGATCTCCTCGTCTTCCCGATGGCCGTCACGGGTCAGGAAGCCGTCGGCTCCATGGGCACCGACACGCCCGTGTCGCCGCTCTCCGACAAGGAGAAACTGCTCTACACCTATTTCAAGCAGAACTTCGCGCAGGTGACCAATCCGCCGATCGACCCGATCCGCGAAGAACTGGTCATGAGCCTCGTCTCCTTCATCGGTCCGCGTCCGAACATCCTGGATCACGAGGGCTCGGCGAAGAAGAAGCGCCTCGAGGTGCGTCAGCCGATCCTGACGAGCGAAGACCTCGAAAAGATCCGCTGGATCGGGATGGTCGAGGACAGCTTCGACACCAAGACGATCGACATCACCTATGACGCCGCCAAGGGCGCGGAAGGTCTGCGCGGCGCGATCCAGCGTCTGTGCGACCGCGCCGAGGAGGCGGTCACGGGACGTTACAACATCATCATCCTGTCCGACCGCATGGTCGGGCCGGATCGCATTCCGATCCCCGCGCTGCTCGCGACGGCGGCGGTGCATCACCACCTGATCCGCAAGGGTCTGCGCACGTCTGTCGGCCTCGTCGTCGAGACCGGCGAAGCGCGGGAAGTGCATCACTTCGCGTGCCTTGCGGGTTACGGCGCGGAGGCGATCAACCCCTATCTCGCCTTCGAGACGCTCGCGGCCTCGGCCGACGATTTCCCGAAGGACGTTGACGCCGCGACCGCGATCAAGCGTTACATCAAGGCCGTCGACAAGGGGCTTCTGAAGGTGATGTCCAAGATGGGCATCTCCACCTATCAGTCCTATTGCGGCGCGCAGATTTTCGACGCGGTCGGTCTGGCGCAGGCGTTTGTCGACGAATATTTCACCGGCACCACGACGCGCGTCGAAGGCGTCGGGCTCGACGAGATCGCCAGGGAGACGGTGCGCCGTCATCGACTCGCCTTCGGCGACGCGCCGGTCTATCGCGACGCCCTGGACGTCGGCGGCGACTACGCCTTCCGCATCCGCGGCGAGGCGCATAGCTGGACGCCGCAAACGATATCGCTGCTTCAGCACGCGGTGCGCGGCAACGCCCGCGACCAGTATCGCGCCTTCGCCCGGGAGTTGAACGAGCAGGACGAGCGTCTGCTCAATCTGCGCGGCCTGTTCCGCATCAAGAGCGCCGAGGAAGACGGCCGCAAGCCCGTGCCGCTCGATGAAGTCGAACCCGCGAGCGAAATCGTGAAGCGCTTCTCGACGGGCGCCATGTCTTTCGGCTCGATCTCGCGCGAGGCGCACACCACGCTCGCCATCGCGATGAACCGCATCGGCGGCAAGTCGAACACGGGTGAGGGCGGCGAGGAGCCGGATCGCTTCAAGCCGCTGGCCAATGGCGACTCGATGCGTTCCGCGATCAAGCAGGTCGCTTCCGGCCGCTTTGGCGTGACGACGGAATATCTCGTCAACGCCGACATGATCCAGATCAAGATGGCGCAGGGCGCGAAGCCCGGCGAGGGCGGCCAGTTGCCGGGCGACAAGGTCGATGCGGTCATCGCCAAGGTGCGTCATTCGACGCCGGGCGTGGGCCTCATCTCGCCGCCGCCGCATCACGACATCTACTCGATTGAGGATCTGGCGCAGCTCATCTTCGACCTGAAGAACGTCAATCCGAAAGCCAATGTCTCCGTGAAGCTCGTCTCCGAGGTCGGCGTCGGCACCGTGGCCGCCGGCGTCTCGAAGGGCCGGGCCGATCACGTGACTATTTCCGGTTACGACGGCGGAACGGGCGCGTCTCCGCTCACCTCGATCAAACATGCGGGATCGCCGTGGGAGATCGGCCTTGCCGAGACTCATCAGACGCTGGTGCTGAACAATCTGCGGTCGCGTATCGCCGTGCAGGTCGACGGCGGTCTGCGCACGGGCCGCGACGTCATCGTCGGCGCGCTGCTGGGCGCCGATGAATTCGGCTTCTCGACGGCGCCGCTCATCGCAGCGGGCTGCATCATGATGCGCAAGTGCCACCTCAACACATGCCCGGTCGGCGTCGCGACGCAGGACCCGGTGCTGCGCAAGCGCTTCGTCGGCCAGCCGGAGCATGTCATCAACTACTTCTTCTTCGTGGCCGAGGAAGTGCGCGAGCTGATGGCGCAAATGGGCTACCGCAAGTTCGAGGATCTCGTCGGCCAGATGCAGATGCTCGACAAGCAGAAGGCGTTTGCGCATTGGAAGGCGCAGGGTCTCGACTTCTCGAAGCTGTTCCACAAGCCGGCGGGCGAGGGTCCCGAGGTGCGCCACAGCGCGACACAGGACCACGGTCTCGACAAGGTCCTCGACAACAAGCTCATCGAGCAGGCGCGTCCGGCGCTCGACCGCGGCGCAAAGGTCTCGATCGAGACGCCGATCCGAAACGTCAATCGCACGACGGGGGCGATGCTCTCGGGCGAAGTGGCGCGCATCTATGGCCACGCCGGCCTGCCGGAAGACACGATCGACATTCGCGCCACCGGCACGGCGGGACAGAGTTTCGGCGCCTTCCTCGCGCGCGGCGTGACGCTGCGTCTCGAGGGCGAGGCCAACGACTATGTCGGCAAGGGCCTCTCCGGTGGCAAGGTGATCGTCTATCCGTCGCGCCAAGCGCAGAAGATAGAGCCGTCGAACTCGATCATCGTCGGCAATACGGTGCTCTACGGCGCCATCGCGGGCGAGTGCTATTTCCGCGGCGTCGCGGGCGAGCGCTTCGCGGTGCGCAACTCGGGCGCCATTGCGGTCGTCGAGGGCGTGGGCGACCACGGCTGCGAATATATGACGGGCGGCGTAGTGGTGGTGCTTGGCCAGACGGGCCGCAACTTCGCGGCGGGCATGTCCGGCGGCGTCGCCTATGTGCTCGACGAGGACGACACGTTCTCGACGCGCTGCAACCTGGCGATGGTCGACCTGGAGCCGGTGCGCGACGAAGAGACCGCGATGACCGACGCCTATCACCAGTCGGGCGATCTCGAGACGCATGGCCGCGTGGACATCATGGGCGACATGACGCGCTTCGACGCCGAACGCCTGCGCCAGCTCATCGCCAATCATCTACGCCATACTGGCTCGACCCGCGCGCGCCAGATCCTGGACGACTGGGCGGTCTACAAGGGGAAGTTCCGCAAGGTGATGCCGGTCGAGTATCGCCGTGCGCTGAATGAGATGGCTGCGAAAAAGCAGAAGCCGGAGCGACTTGCCGCCGCCGGAGAGTAA
- the rpmE gene encoding 50S ribosomal protein L31, giving the protein MKKEIHPDYHTIKIVMTDGSEYVTRSTWGKEGDTMNLDIDPNTHPAWTGGTTQLLDRGGRLSRFNSRFGNMSFGKK; this is encoded by the coding sequence ATGAAAAAGGAAATCCACCCCGACTATCACACGATCAAGATCGTGATGACCGACGGCTCCGAGTATGTCACCCGCTCGACCTGGGGCAAGGAAGGGGACACGATGAACCTCGACATCGACCCCAACACCCATCCGGCCTGGACCGGCGGCACCACCCAGCTGCTCGACCGTGGCGGCCGCCTGTCGCGCTTCAATTCGCGCTTCGGCAACATGAGCTTCGGCAAGAAGTAA
- the cpdR gene encoding cell cycle two-component system response regulator CpdR produces the protein MNDRSTAKILLAEDDNDMRRFLVKALQQAGFSVSSFDNGLSAYDQLRVEPFELLLTDIVMPEMDGIELARRATELDPDIKVMFITGFAAVALNPDNQAPRQAKILSKPFHLRDLVTEVQRMLAA, from the coding sequence ATGAACGATCGGTCGACGGCGAAAATCCTGCTTGCGGAGGATGACAACGACATGCGGCGCTTCCTCGTCAAGGCGTTGCAGCAGGCAGGATTCTCCGTGAGCTCTTTCGACAACGGGCTTTCCGCCTATGACCAGTTGCGCGTCGAGCCCTTCGAACTGCTCCTTACCGACATTGTGATGCCGGAAATGGACGGAATCGAGCTCGCGCGCCGGGCTACGGAGCTCGACCCCGATATAAAGGTGATGTTCATTACGGGTTTCGCCGCTGTGGCGCTCAACCCCGACAATCAGGCGCCGCGTCAGGCGAAAATCCTGTCCAAGCCCTTCCATCTGCGCGATCTCGTCACCGAGGTGCAGCGCATGCTGGCCGCGTAA
- a CDS encoding alpha/beta fold hydrolase produces the protein MLNLVATADNPIPERAEVLGLRTRDGRLLRAAIFPCPTQPRGTIALFQGHNEFIEKYFETIEDLRKRGFDVVTMDWRGQAGSQRELDDPRKGHIDDFSQYQRDLEAFVTQVLSSRPQPWYALAHSMGGAILLDAAHSSRPPFQRLVTTAPMIDLANLRFPRGARWLADTLDMIGLGGMFIPGGTGRSFIEKPFDNNLLTTDPVRFARNAEILRKAPGLAIGDPTIGWANAAFRLMKRFEAPEYARRIRTPILTVACGREDIVSNPAIERFVQNLNNGALVMVPGAKHEIMMERDELRDQFWRAFDAFIPGERAA, from the coding sequence ATGCTCAACCTCGTCGCGACCGCCGACAACCCCATCCCGGAGCGCGCTGAAGTCCTTGGCCTGCGCACGCGCGACGGTCGATTGCTGCGCGCAGCGATTTTTCCCTGCCCCACGCAGCCGCGCGGTACGATCGCGCTGTTTCAGGGGCATAACGAATTCATCGAGAAATATTTCGAGACGATCGAGGATCTTCGCAAACGCGGCTTCGACGTCGTCACCATGGACTGGCGCGGTCAAGCGGGGTCGCAACGTGAACTTGACGATCCGCGCAAGGGGCACATCGACGACTTCTCGCAATATCAGCGCGACCTCGAGGCTTTCGTTACGCAGGTTCTCAGTTCGCGTCCCCAACCCTGGTACGCTCTTGCGCATTCGATGGGCGGCGCGATCCTGCTCGACGCCGCGCATTCAAGCCGGCCGCCATTCCAGCGCCTCGTCACGACCGCGCCCATGATCGACCTCGCGAACCTGCGCTTCCCGCGCGGCGCGCGCTGGCTCGCCGACACGCTCGACATGATCGGACTGGGCGGCATGTTCATCCCCGGCGGCACGGGCCGCTCCTTCATCGAGAAGCCCTTCGACAACAATCTGCTGACCACGGACCCGGTTCGCTTCGCCCGCAACGCGGAAATCCTCAGAAAGGCGCCGGGGCTCGCGATCGGCGATCCGACAATCGGCTGGGCCAACGCCGCCTTCCGGCTAATGAAACGCTTCGAGGCGCCCGAATATGCGCGCAGAATCCGCACGCCGATCCTGACCGTCGCCTGCGGCCGCGAGGACATCGTCTCCAACCCGGCCATCGAGCGTTTCGTGCAAAATCTCAACAATGGCGCGCTGGTGATGGTCCCCGGCGCCAAGCACGAGATCATGATGGAGCGCGACGAATTGCGCGACCAGTTCTGGCGCGCATTCGACGCGTTCATTCCCGGTGAACGGGCGGCTTAA
- a CDS encoding Hsp20 family protein — protein MRHFDLSPLYRQTVGFDRLFNLLDQASGIDSASTYPPYNIERTGENAYRVTLAVAGFSREELAIETKENTLSIKGSKEQGPPAQGRELLHQGIAARAFERRFQLADHVVVTGASLVNGLLHVDLVREIPEAQKPRRIEIGAGAPTATVVESKAA, from the coding sequence ATGCGTCATTTCGATCTTTCCCCTCTCTATCGCCAAACGGTTGGTTTCGACCGGCTGTTCAATCTGCTTGATCAGGCAAGCGGGATTGACAGCGCCTCCACCTATCCGCCCTACAACATCGAGCGCACCGGCGAAAACGCCTATCGCGTGACGCTCGCCGTTGCGGGTTTCTCGCGGGAAGAACTGGCGATCGAAACCAAAGAGAACACGCTGTCGATCAAGGGCTCCAAAGAGCAGGGTCCGCCCGCGCAAGGTCGTGAGCTCCTGCATCAGGGCATCGCCGCCAGAGCGTTCGAGCGTCGATTCCAGCTTGCCGACCATGTGGTCGTGACTGGCGCGAGCCTCGTGAACGGTCTGCTTCATGTAGACCTCGTGCGCGAGATTCCCGAGGCCCAGAAGCCACGCCGCATCGAGATCGGCGCCGGCGCGCCGACCGCAACGGTCGTCGAGTCGAAGGCCGCATAA
- a CDS encoding TlpA disulfide reductase family protein has translation MKRFLAFLFFSTIWTAQARAEIIGVQTPRAVTEVQMKASLREIDLVDEKGAPLDLRGLMSNGKPTLVTLWAHWCTNCRAEIAGFKAIADKCRDRWNVVFVSARASDFPKDLAKFRTFGLPWKFYRVGDSTKTDVAKAKAARAFYGLTASGGVVTPQHYLLTPAGEVQAIVSGKMDFAEPQRLAAFCAP, from the coding sequence ATGAAACGATTTCTCGCTTTTCTTTTTTTCTCGACGATATGGACGGCGCAGGCCCGCGCCGAGATCATTGGCGTGCAGACTCCACGCGCCGTGACCGAAGTACAGATGAAAGCCTCGCTGAGAGAGATCGACCTCGTCGACGAAAAAGGGGCGCCGCTCGACCTTCGCGGGCTGATGTCGAACGGCAAGCCCACGCTCGTGACCCTCTGGGCGCATTGGTGCACCAATTGCCGCGCGGAAATCGCGGGTTTCAAGGCCATCGCCGACAAATGCCGCGATCGCTGGAACGTCGTCTTCGTTTCCGCGCGGGCGAGCGATTTTCCCAAGGATCTTGCAAAGTTCAGGACGTTCGGCCTGCCCTGGAAATTCTACCGCGTGGGAGACTCCACAAAGACCGACGTGGCGAAGGCGAAGGCCGCGCGCGCCTTCTACGGCCTGACCGCCTCGGGCGGCGTCGTCACACCGCAGCACTATTTGCTGACCCCTGCCGGGGAAGTGCAGGCGATCGTCAGCGGCAAGATGGACTTCGCAGAGCCGCAGCGCCTCGCAGCCTTCTGCGCGCCATAA
- a CDS encoding DUF1465 family protein, whose translation MGRVNDSLNDRAEPVSFVEKLAGSEAFGAMFREGMGLVEEAAAYLDGPGREEAKSLPRAEALAYAAESMRLTTRLMQIASWLLLQRAVNQGELTRTQAASDRHRVKLHQQELASAPDLFNRLPQRLRDLSLHSLRLQARIIHLDQLFYAPAELTVEKMPPASPVEAQLAKLREAFAQ comes from the coding sequence ATGGGTCGTGTCAATGACAGTCTGAACGACAGGGCGGAACCCGTCTCCTTCGTTGAAAAGCTTGCGGGCTCCGAGGCTTTCGGCGCCATGTTCCGGGAGGGGATGGGTCTTGTCGAGGAGGCTGCGGCCTATCTCGACGGCCCCGGCCGCGAGGAGGCCAAATCGCTTCCCCGCGCCGAGGCGCTCGCCTACGCCGCCGAAAGCATGCGGCTAACGACGCGGCTGATGCAGATCGCGTCATGGCTTCTTCTGCAGCGCGCGGTCAATCAGGGAGAGTTGACCCGCACGCAGGCGGCCAGCGACCGTCACAGGGTCAAGCTGCATCAGCAGGAATTGGCCTCCGCGCCTGACCTCTTCAACCGCCTGCCGCAGCGGCTGCGCGATCTGTCCCTGCACTCGCTGCGCCTGCAGGCGCGCATCATCCATCTCGATCAACTGTTTTACGCGCCCGCCGAGCTCACGGTGGAGAAAATGCCGCCGGCGAGCCCGGTGGAGGCGCAACTGGCCAAGCTGCGCGAGGCGTTCGCGCAATAA
- a CDS encoding N-formylglutamate amidohydrolase — MDDDRGHEGFLRRDAAAPCEPEFMPPLEVIEPAVLLSPLVFSSPHSGSVYPARFLAASRLDISTLRRSEDAYVDQLFASAQAVGAPLLRAHFPRAYLDVNREPYELDPKLFDSALPNFANTRSLRVAAGLGTIPRVVADARDIYSSRLPIDEALRRIEGLYKPYHAALRSLMERAARRFGFAVLVDCHSMPSTSARDPALAARGDKRRIDFVIGDRYGASAAPAVVDGVEERLRRWGYNVQRNRPYAGGYITEHFGRPAAGWHAVQIEVSRGLYMDEATLEKNARFPVIAGHLAEVVDGLAHDVETDEAFGGPRRAAAE; from the coding sequence ATGGACGACGACCGGGGACATGAAGGCTTTTTGCGAAGGGACGCCGCCGCGCCCTGCGAGCCAGAATTCATGCCGCCTTTGGAGGTGATAGAGCCGGCCGTGCTTCTTTCGCCGCTGGTTTTCTCCTCCCCGCATTCTGGTAGCGTCTATCCTGCGCGCTTTCTCGCCGCCTCGAGGCTCGACATCTCCACGCTCCGCCGATCCGAAGACGCATATGTCGACCAGCTTTTCGCTTCTGCGCAGGCTGTCGGGGCGCCGCTGCTGCGCGCCCATTTTCCTCGCGCCTATCTAGACGTGAATCGCGAGCCTTACGAACTCGATCCCAAACTGTTCGACAGCGCCTTGCCGAATTTCGCAAACACCCGTTCGCTTCGGGTGGCCGCAGGGCTCGGCACCATCCCGCGCGTCGTCGCGGATGCGCGGGACATATATTCGTCGCGCTTGCCCATAGACGAGGCGCTGCGACGCATCGAGGGGCTCTACAAGCCCTACCACGCGGCGCTGCGTTCGCTGATGGAGCGTGCGGCGAGGCGTTTCGGCTTCGCGGTGCTCGTCGACTGCCATTCCATGCCTTCGACCAGCGCCCGCGATCCCGCGCTCGCGGCGCGGGGCGACAAGCGCCGTATCGATTTCGTCATCGGCGACAGGTATGGCGCAAGCGCCGCGCCGGCCGTCGTCGACGGGGTAGAGGAGCGGCTGCGGCGTTGGGGCTACAATGTGCAGCGCAACCGGCCCTACGCCGGCGGCTATATCACCGAGCATTTCGGCCGGCCCGCCGCCGGTTGGCATGCGGTGCAGATCGAAGTCTCGCGCGGGCTCTACATGGACGAGGCGACGCTCGAAAAAAACGCGCGTTTCCCGGTGATCGCCGGACACCTCGCCGAAGTCGTCGATGGCCTCGCCCATGACGTCGAGACCGACGAAGCTTTCGGCGGCCCGCGCCGCGCGGCGGCAGAATAA
- the hisN gene encoding histidinol-phosphatase, giving the protein MTAVDFEKFVEHLADVSGEAIVPFFRTSISADDKAHGGAFDPVTEADRAAELAMRRLIQTTFPSHGIIGEEFGSTDEDAEYVWVLDPIDGTKSFICGFPTWGTLIGLSHRGRPCYGLMHQPFTRERFHGDGEAAFWRGPARNGKGGEERRKLSVRPCPKLSQATLMTTSPLLIDPALRENFHRVELEVRLSRYGGDCYAYCALAAGHVDLVIETNLNPYDIVALIPIIEGAGGIVTTWSGGSAAQGGSIIAAGDRALHDAALKLLAG; this is encoded by the coding sequence ATGACAGCCGTCGATTTCGAGAAATTCGTCGAACATCTCGCCGATGTATCCGGCGAGGCCATCGTCCCCTTCTTCCGCACTTCGATCTCCGCCGACGACAAGGCGCATGGCGGCGCGTTCGATCCCGTCACCGAGGCCGACCGCGCCGCCGAACTTGCCATGCGCCGTCTGATCCAGACGACCTTCCCCAGCCACGGGATCATTGGCGAGGAATTCGGCTCGACGGACGAAGACGCCGAATATGTCTGGGTGCTCGATCCGATCGACGGCACCAAGAGTTTCATCTGCGGCTTTCCGACCTGGGGCACGCTCATCGGCCTCTCGCATCGCGGCCGGCCCTGCTATGGGCTCATGCACCAGCCCTTCACGCGCGAGCGCTTTCATGGCGACGGCGAGGCGGCTTTCTGGCGCGGTCCGGCGCGCAACGGCAAGGGCGGCGAGGAGCGGCGCAAGCTCTCCGTGCGCCCGTGCCCGAAACTTTCGCAGGCGACGCTGATGACGACGTCGCCGCTCCTCATCGATCCGGCGCTGCGCGAGAATTTTCATCGTGTCGAGCTGGAGGTGAGACTGTCGCGCTATGGGGGCGACTGCTACGCCTATTGCGCGCTCGCGGCCGGCCATGTCGATCTTGTGATCGAGACGAATCTCAACCCCTACGACATTGTCGCGCTGATCCCGATCATCGAGGGCGCCGGCGGGATTGTCACCACATGGAGCGGGGGGAGCGCCGCGCAGGGCGGCTCGATCATCGCCGCCGGCGATCGGGCGTTGCATGACGCAGCGTTGAAGCTCCTCGCCGGTTAA